The following proteins are encoded in a genomic region of Fervidobacterium pennivorans DSM 9078:
- a CDS encoding sulfur transfer protein involved in thiamine biosynthesis produces the protein MKVFYEFKTYEFDESMRGYDLLKKLGLNPEEHLIIVDGELYTEDRVIKKDKEVKIVKVTSSG, from the coding sequence GTGAAGGTCTTTTACGAGTTCAAGACTTACGAATTCGATGAATCAATGCGAGGTTATGATTTATTGAAGAAATTAGGACTGAATCCTGAAGAGCATTTGATAATAGTGGATGGAGAACTTTACACCGAGGATAGGGTCATTAAAAAGGACAAAGAGGTAAAGATAGTTAAGGTTACAAGTAGTGGTTAG
- a CDS encoding HD-GYP domain-containing protein codes for MEIPNILTLALGLSVTANVFLISKLKKRSNLNKYLSTQLQKFKDLSSKLRDIVVQREETFYKNLHDIAIGFLDEVEKSYFIVFDGEYGNVVSVFGDVPNNISKRVKKTELPFATQRVYTVDKEKLIGLFPNLTKDGSEKTQVLVSDIFIGGELRAKIIFERKRSFLDEEMDTIKSLGSFFTSFIATHSYVTNQGKFQKDMILTIIRILEYHDPYTKGHSKNVATLASLVAEKMGLPDEMIRKTYWAALVHDIGKIVIPSTILNKEGKLTLEEFEIIKKHPVYGHDFLSTSSELRELAKYVYHHHERWDGKGYPSGLSGEDIPLISRIITVVDAWDAMRSDRPYRKGLPKEVALKELTEHAGMQFDPSIVKIFVSLIEEQGIG; via the coding sequence GTGGAGATTCCAAATATTTTAACCTTAGCTTTGGGATTATCGGTAACAGCAAATGTTTTTCTCATATCGAAGTTGAAAAAAAGATCCAATCTGAACAAGTATCTTTCAACTCAGCTACAAAAATTTAAGGACCTTTCATCAAAACTCAGAGATATTGTTGTTCAAAGGGAAGAGACCTTCTATAAAAATTTGCATGATATCGCGATTGGTTTTCTGGACGAAGTTGAAAAAAGTTATTTCATAGTTTTTGATGGCGAATATGGAAATGTGGTATCTGTCTTTGGCGATGTCCCAAACAATATATCAAAACGAGTAAAAAAGACAGAACTTCCATTCGCAACTCAACGTGTTTACACTGTCGATAAAGAAAAATTAATAGGACTTTTTCCGAACTTAACGAAAGATGGTTCTGAGAAAACACAAGTTTTAGTCTCGGATATTTTTATTGGAGGGGAACTTAGAGCCAAAATTATCTTCGAACGAAAACGTAGTTTTTTGGATGAAGAAATGGATACCATTAAAAGTTTAGGTTCTTTCTTCACGTCTTTTATAGCAACTCACAGCTATGTGACAAACCAAGGAAAGTTTCAAAAAGACATGATTCTCACAATTATACGTATCCTGGAATACCATGACCCTTACACAAAAGGACACTCAAAAAATGTTGCAACGTTAGCTTCTCTTGTTGCTGAAAAAATGGGACTTCCTGATGAAATGATTAGAAAAACGTACTGGGCTGCTTTGGTGCACGATATTGGAAAGATAGTTATACCTTCAACGATACTAAACAAGGAAGGAAAACTGACACTTGAGGAATTTGAAATTATAAAGAAGCATCCTGTCTACGGTCATGATTTCCTTTCAACATCTTCCGAATTGAGAGAACTTGCCAAGTATGTTTATCATCATCATGAACGGTGGGATGGGAAGGGCTATCCTTCTGGACTTTCCGGAGAGGATATTCCTTTGATATCAAGGATTATAACAGTAGTAGATGCTTGGGACGCAATGAGAAGTGACAGACCCTACAGGAAAGGATTACCAAAAGAAGTTGCCCTAAAGGAATTGACAGAACATGCAGGTATGCAGTTCGATCCAAGTATTGTAAAAATCTTCGTAAGTTTAATCGAAGAACAAGGAATTGGATAG
- the dnaN gene encoding DNA polymerase III subunit beta: MLKFVVSKAEIQEKISIASSSIGSRTVDPILQCLLFKPVNGHINIHATDLQTSVISTVKVGEYEGNEAFAVDADLIDDIVKNLPEDEVIFEYANGKLLVKSGKARYNLTTVLDVERFPIIETDESGIKFSIDTSILEEMLDRVSFCASSESAMRALNGVYWEVHGGFLRLVASDGYRLALAEQKLDIENEFDFIIALKSVKELGKLLSSTTEPTINITYDHSIVSFNAGDVTMIVRTVEETFPDYKRVLPKAFKTRVVLNVDDFAEALKRVMVIAKRGTEKVQLKISDDVMELSSQSPDYGEAVENIPVTKDGEDLIVNFNPKFLNEAIKHIDEKEMEFNFVDNLSPLQINPRNVEGYMYIVLPVRA; this comes from the coding sequence ATGCTGAAGTTTGTCGTGAGTAAAGCGGAAATTCAAGAAAAGATTTCTATTGCGTCTTCCTCAATAGGTTCAAGAACAGTTGACCCTATCTTGCAGTGTTTACTCTTTAAACCCGTAAACGGCCATATCAATATTCATGCGACAGATTTACAGACATCTGTTATATCAACAGTAAAAGTTGGAGAATACGAAGGCAATGAAGCATTTGCAGTTGATGCTGATTTGATCGACGATATCGTAAAGAACTTGCCAGAAGACGAGGTCATATTCGAATACGCCAATGGCAAGCTTTTAGTAAAAAGCGGAAAGGCAAGATACAACCTTACAACGGTTTTAGATGTCGAAAGATTTCCGATAATAGAAACAGATGAAAGTGGTATAAAATTTAGCATAGATACCTCCATACTAGAGGAAATGCTCGACAGGGTTAGTTTCTGTGCTTCCAGCGAAAGCGCAATGAGGGCACTGAACGGCGTATATTGGGAAGTTCACGGCGGTTTCTTAAGACTTGTTGCAAGCGATGGTTACAGACTTGCATTGGCTGAGCAAAAGCTTGATATAGAAAATGAATTCGACTTCATCATAGCACTTAAAAGCGTAAAAGAACTGGGAAAGTTGCTTTCGAGCACTACTGAACCAACTATAAACATCACATATGACCATTCAATCGTTTCGTTCAATGCAGGAGATGTTACGATGATAGTCAGAACTGTTGAGGAGACATTCCCTGATTACAAACGAGTTCTTCCAAAAGCGTTTAAAACACGGGTTGTACTTAACGTTGATGACTTTGCAGAAGCACTAAAACGCGTTATGGTTATCGCAAAAAGAGGGACAGAAAAAGTGCAATTAAAAATTTCTGATGATGTCATGGAACTATCAAGCCAGAGTCCTGATTACGGTGAAGCAGTTGAAAATATTCCTGTGACAAAAGATGGAGAAGACTTGATTGTAAACTTCAATCCGAAATTCTTAAATGAAGCTATAAAACATATCGATGAAAAAGAAATGGAATTCAATTTTGTAGATAATCTGAGCCCACTTCAAATCAACCCAAGGAACGTAGAAGGATATATGTACATTGTCCTTCCAGTGAGGGCATAA
- a CDS encoding type II secretion system protein, protein MRRGFTLIELLIVMSIIAALMSVATPLGLNALAQAKATNVAANFRTLQQALVQMIVLEPNPPKNPDADILQYLYEQKYISTKPLGFEVRYNEERKAYIIKYTQSDIDPLKVKNVYSSIEIDDATGQLVLYVPLP, encoded by the coding sequence TTGAGGCGAGGTTTTACTCTCATTGAGTTACTCATAGTTATGTCGATTATCGCTGCGTTGATGTCAGTTGCAACACCTTTAGGTTTGAATGCTCTAGCACAAGCGAAGGCAACAAATGTTGCCGCGAATTTTCGCACACTCCAACAAGCATTAGTACAAATGATAGTGTTAGAACCAAATCCTCCAAAAAATCCAGATGCAGACATTCTGCAGTACCTTTACGAGCAAAAATATATATCAACAAAGCCTTTAGGATTCGAAGTTCGGTACAACGAAGAGAGAAAAGCTTACATAATAAAGTACACTCAGAGCGACATTGATCCACTCAAAGTTAAGAACGTATACAGCTCTATAGAAATCGATGACGCTACAGGACAGCTTGTTCTCTACGTGCCGCTACCATAA
- a CDS encoding ABC transporter ATP-binding protein — MIKFENISHQFKDKKALENINGIIDDGEVVAIIGENGSGKSTLLNVVATFIKPSSGKLIYNDMNVFERKENIEKFRELISYVSEKSTFIPELTLRDNLLYFKSVFSSQRCIHDIAMHVKIDNLLDENPNKLSKGQKQRFALAISLLKDAKIILLDEPAEGLDIETKQIVKDLVKEFKEKSCTVFYVTHDEDEVEEVCDKIIALKDGKVKFFGTVDEFWKTYEKFYSVTFEPLENPGKKLTRIMNIDELKIAQEKIRVLHIRNLGLREIINITENVYVEHKATQQR; from the coding sequence ATGATTAAATTTGAAAATATATCGCACCAGTTTAAAGATAAAAAGGCTCTTGAGAACATAAATGGAATCATAGACGACGGAGAGGTAGTTGCAATCATCGGTGAAAACGGCAGTGGAAAAAGTACACTGCTTAATGTTGTTGCTACGTTTATAAAACCTTCGAGTGGTAAGTTAATCTACAACGATATGAATGTGTTTGAAAGAAAAGAAAATATTGAAAAATTTAGAGAACTCATCTCTTACGTATCTGAAAAAAGCACTTTTATACCAGAGCTCACTCTCAGGGACAATCTATTATATTTCAAGTCTGTTTTTAGTTCGCAAAGATGCATACACGATATAGCCATGCACGTGAAGATAGATAATCTATTAGACGAAAATCCGAACAAACTTTCAAAAGGCCAAAAACAGAGGTTCGCATTGGCGATCAGTTTGCTTAAAGATGCCAAAATCATACTTTTGGATGAACCGGCGGAAGGACTCGATATCGAAACCAAACAGATTGTGAAAGATTTGGTCAAAGAATTCAAAGAAAAAAGTTGCACAGTCTTTTATGTTACACACGATGAAGATGAAGTGGAAGAAGTGTGCGATAAAATCATCGCTTTGAAAGATGGAAAGGTCAAGTTTTTCGGAACTGTTGACGAGTTTTGGAAAACCTATGAAAAGTTTTATTCGGTAACCTTCGAACCACTTGAGAATCCCGGTAAGAAATTGACTCGTATCATGAACATAGATGAGCTGAAAATAGCACAGGAAAAGATTCGGGTATTGCACATAAGGAATTTGGGATTGAGAGAGATTATCAACATAACTGAAAATGTGTATGTGGAACATAAAGCTACTCAACAGAGGTGA
- a CDS encoding GNAT family N-acetyltransferase, whose product MRMEGKLATLRPIEVTDAKKFVELINDERTKDYLSGVFPINEFMEEEWIKKNAITHNAVNFAIEVGNNLVGSTGLMAIDWVARSAEYGIAIFDPAYWDKGIGTEVTHMMLKYAFEYLNLNRVWLRVFENNQRAIRVYEKCGFIQEGRMRQARYLKGQYIDVIIMGILSDEYWRMKSEF is encoded by the coding sequence ATGAGAATGGAAGGGAAACTGGCAACACTAAGACCTATCGAAGTAACTGATGCCAAGAAATTCGTAGAACTCATCAATGACGAAAGAACAAAAGATTATCTCAGTGGTGTTTTTCCAATAAACGAATTCATGGAGGAAGAATGGATAAAAAAGAATGCCATCACCCATAACGCTGTGAATTTCGCAATAGAAGTGGGAAACAATCTTGTCGGCTCAACAGGTTTGATGGCAATTGATTGGGTTGCGCGAAGTGCAGAGTACGGCATAGCAATTTTCGACCCTGCTTATTGGGACAAAGGAATCGGAACGGAAGTTACTCACATGATGCTAAAATATGCATTTGAGTACTTGAATTTAAACAGGGTTTGGCTCCGGGTTTTTGAAAATAACCAAAGAGCTATAAGGGTATATGAAAAGTGTGGATTTATTCAAGAAGGAAGGATGAGACAGGCCAGATATTTAAAGGGGCAATATATAGATGTAATAATCATGGGGATTCTTTCCGATGAGTACTGGAGAATGAAATCGGAATTTTGA
- a CDS encoding zinc metallopeptidase — MFWYDPTFIILVPALLLSLWASITVQSRFAQYSRVRSRIGMTGVELARFILDSAGLYNVRIERIHGSLTDHYDPREKVVRLSQATYSSDSIAALGVVAHEIGHAIQDAKGYTPLVIRNAIAPVAQFSSNLAWVFFIIGLVTGMFGLAKFGIILFSIAVLFTIITLPVEFDASRRALQILEKNLLMPADELKGVKAVLSAAAMTYVAAMLMAVLQLIRMILIARRD; from the coding sequence ATGTTCTGGTATGACCCAACGTTTATAATATTAGTGCCAGCGCTGTTATTGTCTTTATGGGCATCTATAACTGTCCAGTCACGGTTTGCACAGTACTCTCGAGTTAGGTCTAGAATTGGAATGACAGGGGTTGAACTTGCTAGGTTTATTCTCGACTCAGCTGGACTATACAATGTGCGTATAGAGAGAATTCATGGTTCGTTAACAGACCACTATGACCCTCGAGAAAAGGTTGTAAGACTCTCACAAGCAACATATAGTAGCGATTCTATTGCCGCACTTGGTGTTGTAGCACACGAAATCGGACACGCTATACAAGACGCGAAAGGATACACTCCACTTGTTATAAGAAATGCTATCGCACCTGTTGCTCAATTCTCCTCTAACCTCGCTTGGGTATTTTTCATAATAGGGCTTGTTACCGGTATGTTTGGTCTGGCAAAGTTTGGGATTATACTTTTCTCAATAGCTGTTCTGTTCACAATAATTACACTCCCTGTTGAATTTGACGCAAGTAGAAGAGCATTGCAGATTCTCGAAAAGAATTTGCTGATGCCCGCTGATGAACTTAAGGGTGTTAAAGCTGTGCTCTCTGCAGCTGCGATGACCTATGTTGCAGCTATGCTTATGGCTGTTTTGCAACTCATAAGGATGATACTGATAGCAAGAAGAGATTAA
- a CDS encoding Rossmann-like and DUF2520 domain-containing protein, which translates to MLLSGSISELSDIKINIIGVGRVSSSIARNLVGKVKFGYVISRDKNKAENLAKEIGAEAKTYEDDFLLSGIVLFGVSDSALPDVCKLIEKKVDKNIVAIHFSGFLPSDILPESWSSVSMHPNCAVSNERYNFRDVIFGIEGVERGLQLAKNLVELLGGKYVVIPKERKAEYHLAAVIASNFSIALAYLSQRLYTDIGFSEELSRKVISKLFESVSQNIASKNLKDALTGPVKRGDWEVVEQEGKIFDEYFPEFTELYDIMVKVLKKLNEQ; encoded by the coding sequence ATGCTTCTAAGCGGAAGTATTTCGGAGCTTTCTGATATTAAGATTAACATAATAGGTGTTGGCCGTGTTTCATCTTCAATAGCAAGAAACCTTGTTGGAAAGGTAAAGTTTGGTTATGTTATATCACGTGACAAAAATAAAGCGGAGAATTTAGCAAAAGAAATAGGTGCAGAAGCAAAAACGTACGAGGATGATTTTTTACTTAGTGGAATTGTCTTGTTTGGTGTTAGTGATTCTGCTTTGCCCGATGTTTGCAAGCTGATTGAAAAGAAAGTTGATAAAAACATTGTTGCGATACACTTCAGTGGATTTTTGCCTTCTGATATATTACCAGAGAGCTGGTCTTCTGTTTCTATGCATCCAAACTGCGCAGTTTCGAATGAAAGGTATAACTTTAGAGACGTGATATTTGGTATCGAAGGAGTGGAAAGAGGGCTCCAGTTAGCAAAAAACTTGGTTGAGCTTCTTGGAGGTAAGTATGTTGTGATACCAAAGGAAAGGAAAGCCGAATATCATTTGGCAGCAGTTATTGCAAGCAACTTTTCAATAGCTTTGGCTTACCTTTCCCAAAGGCTTTACACAGATATTGGTTTTTCAGAAGAACTCTCAAGGAAGGTTATTTCAAAACTCTTTGAAAGTGTTAGTCAAAATATTGCTTCTAAGAATTTAAAAGATGCACTCACTGGTCCTGTAAAACGAGGAGATTGGGAAGTTGTAGAACAGGAAGGTAAAATCTTTGATGAATATTTTCCAGAATTCACCGAACTCTACGACATAATGGTAAAGGTTCTTAAAAAGTTAAACGAGCAATAA
- the meaB gene encoding methylmalonyl Co-A mutase-associated GTPase MeaB, translating into MEKKWKDLVNNQIESILSLANRIIVQDQLALSRAITLIENNPELIFYIEEKYKDILSKNSSHIVGFTGSPGAGKSTLTDAYVVKLRSDGKKVGIIAVDPSSPFTGGALLGDRIRMKRHFTDDNVFIRSMGSRGNVGGLNDAVFGVITLYKLYGFDYIIIETVGAGQSEVDIAYVADTVVLVLSPAAGDEIQLMKAGIMEIADIFVINKSDLEGAHILKVNLEMVLQFSEASKPIVLTVATSGKGIEELHREIENHRIKLKDTGEINERAKRRIKKHAEVIINKDIAEILSNQNLTDTVQVSELVRDVIAKFCQKHSRIEGKS; encoded by the coding sequence ATGGAGAAGAAATGGAAAGACCTTGTGAACAACCAAATTGAAAGCATTTTGTCTTTGGCAAACAGAATAATTGTTCAGGACCAGCTTGCTCTTTCAAGGGCTATCACGCTTATCGAAAACAACCCAGAGCTCATTTTTTATATTGAAGAAAAATACAAAGATATTCTATCTAAAAACAGTTCTCACATAGTTGGTTTCACAGGCAGTCCAGGTGCGGGGAAAAGTACATTAACAGACGCTTACGTTGTTAAACTAAGGTCAGATGGCAAAAAGGTTGGGATAATAGCCGTAGACCCTTCGAGTCCGTTCACAGGAGGAGCACTTTTGGGTGACCGTATTAGAATGAAGCGACATTTTACCGATGATAATGTCTTTATTAGAAGCATGGGTAGTCGAGGGAACGTTGGGGGACTGAATGATGCAGTTTTTGGAGTAATTACCCTGTACAAACTCTACGGGTTTGATTACATTATTATCGAGACTGTAGGCGCTGGTCAAAGTGAAGTTGATATAGCTTATGTTGCTGATACGGTTGTGTTAGTCCTTTCTCCAGCTGCTGGTGATGAAATTCAGCTCATGAAGGCTGGTATTATGGAGATAGCTGACATATTTGTGATAAACAAATCAGACCTTGAAGGTGCTCATATACTTAAAGTAAACCTTGAGATGGTTCTCCAGTTTTCTGAGGCTTCAAAACCCATAGTACTAACGGTTGCAACTTCTGGGAAGGGAATTGAAGAACTTCACAGAGAAATCGAGAACCATAGAATTAAATTGAAAGATACAGGAGAAATAAATGAAAGAGCTAAGCGACGTATAAAGAAACATGCTGAAGTCATTATAAACAAAGATATTGCTGAAATTCTATCGAACCAGAATTTGACAGACACTGTACAAGTTTCAGAACTTGTAAGGGATGTGATTGCAAAATTTTGCCAAAAGCACTCACGCATTGAGGGGAAATCTTAA
- a CDS encoding cobalamin B12-binding domain-containing protein: MDKKIRVLIAKPGLDGHDRGAKVVARGLRDAGMEVIYTGLRQTPEEIVKAAIQEDVDVIGLSILSGAHMSICKKVLELMEQYNFHVPVFVGGIIPPDDAEQLLKMGIAAVFGPGTPISEIVKKVQEVVGQGVA; the protein is encoded by the coding sequence ATGGATAAAAAAATTCGTGTTCTCATAGCCAAACCTGGTCTTGATGGTCATGACAGAGGTGCAAAAGTTGTCGCGAGAGGTTTAAGAGATGCAGGTATGGAGGTAATTTACACAGGCTTACGTCAAACACCAGAAGAAATAGTAAAAGCGGCTATTCAGGAGGATGTAGATGTAATAGGCTTGTCGATATTATCAGGTGCGCATATGAGCATATGCAAAAAGGTTTTAGAGCTGATGGAACAGTACAACTTCCATGTACCAGTCTTTGTAGGCGGAATCATACCTCCAGACGATGCGGAACAACTTTTAAAGATGGGAATTGCTGCCGTCTTTGGACCTGGCACTCCGATATCGGAAATTGTCAAGAAAGTTCAAGAAGTTGTCGGACAAGGAGTAGCTTGA
- a CDS encoding helix-turn-helix domain-containing protein, protein MLYIKFFGAWKVYKNGSEFNDFTSRKALKILFYILLSDRSKVSVEELLRTFWPGYTYEYSRKNLNAHLYYIRRDLEIPYDYLKNERDYVSINLSYFPSDYSEFMKAIDNADEKKLQSYTQVSYLMVWKMIG, encoded by the coding sequence GTGCTTTATATCAAATTTTTCGGAGCTTGGAAAGTTTATAAAAATGGAAGTGAGTTTAACGATTTTACTTCGAGAAAGGCTTTAAAAATTTTGTTTTACATTCTGCTTTCTGATAGAAGTAAGGTTTCAGTTGAAGAGCTCTTGAGAACTTTTTGGCCCGGTTACACATATGAATATTCTAGAAAGAATTTGAATGCTCACCTTTACTATATCAGGAGAGATTTGGAAATTCCTTACGATTATTTGAAGAACGAAAGAGATTATGTATCTATTAATCTTAGCTATTTTCCAAGTGATTACAGTGAGTTTATGAAAGCTATCGATAACGCTGATGAAAAAAAGCTTCAGAGCTATACACAGGTTTCCTACTTGATGGTCTGGAAGATGATTGGATAA
- a CDS encoding type II secretion system protein GspD, which produces MNRGFILLSLLIFFATRILAIEISFFNTNLKDALNMLSVDTGAVIIYEPSISGAISIQVEAESLEKVLDLLLMPYSYYWTKVDGVYFVGNSNPNSSGFTNVARTYQIPLRYNSAETIMKSLPKAFQDYILNPVNQNSLLVYAPPPLASKIASFISQIDLPRRGEEVYVKIIDVSERFLNSYLIDVGIQPSVAGTSYMLNFFQIPVLSTNLYFILNLSNSNIDVTDLEVLYEGRIKAFDSVQSKLSAQRNFTTTRYVDGKLTSVTTQANVELSIVPRFLYSNCVLDLSIRIEGFPSVNELNTETRGTSLQTTLGVEYNKPYVVGTFSYERVIQKEGGVSFLKDLPIIGWLFKKFYNESEKRYIVFLLSIGSDLGKNNLVGDSK; this is translated from the coding sequence ATGAACAGGGGGTTTATATTGCTTTCTTTGTTAATCTTTTTTGCAACTAGGATTTTAGCAATCGAAATATCATTTTTCAATACAAATCTTAAAGATGCACTCAATATGCTTTCTGTAGATACAGGTGCTGTAATTATATATGAACCTTCAATAAGCGGTGCCATTAGTATACAAGTTGAGGCGGAATCTCTCGAAAAAGTTTTAGATCTTTTGTTAATGCCTTACAGCTACTATTGGACAAAAGTGGATGGTGTATATTTCGTAGGAAATTCAAATCCTAACTCCAGTGGTTTCACAAACGTTGCAAGAACCTATCAAATTCCTTTGAGATACAACTCCGCAGAAACAATTATGAAATCCCTTCCTAAGGCTTTCCAAGATTATATTCTCAATCCTGTCAACCAGAATAGCCTACTTGTCTATGCCCCTCCACCATTGGCTTCAAAAATAGCGTCCTTCATCTCCCAAATAGACTTACCAAGAAGGGGGGAAGAAGTGTACGTAAAAATAATAGATGTGAGCGAGCGCTTTCTGAATTCGTATCTAATTGACGTTGGAATACAACCTTCCGTTGCTGGTACAAGCTATATGCTAAACTTTTTTCAAATACCAGTTCTCAGCACAAATCTCTATTTCATTTTGAATCTATCAAATTCTAATATCGACGTTACTGATTTAGAAGTGCTCTATGAAGGAAGAATTAAAGCATTTGACAGCGTTCAAAGTAAGTTATCAGCTCAACGCAACTTCACAACCACGAGGTATGTAGATGGGAAATTAACAAGTGTAACGACTCAAGCTAACGTAGAACTTTCAATTGTTCCCAGATTCTTGTACAGCAACTGCGTGCTAGATTTATCAATCAGAATAGAAGGCTTCCCCTCTGTCAATGAACTGAATACTGAGACACGTGGGACTTCTTTACAAACTACTTTAGGTGTAGAATATAACAAACCTTACGTTGTCGGTACATTTAGTTACGAAAGAGTTATTCAGAAGGAAGGTGGTGTCAGCTTTTTAAAAGATTTACCCATTATCGGTTGGCTTTTTAAAAAGTTTTATAACGAATCTGAAAAGCGATACATTGTTTTCCTATTGTCCATAGGTTCAGACTTAGGAAAAAATAACTTGGTTGGTGATTCGAAATGA
- a CDS encoding STN domain-containing protein, whose amino-acid sequence MTILIVFTFFVIFDATVLALTANFSNIPLSEFLNYISSQEKLNFVYPSKLGNVPISVDLQNVDVETALRMVLLPLRFDYEKVSNDTYLIIDLSSYAHMPNYVSVYEPRYTDPKALKVILQKIGIESFLLNGKLVYYTSTKNQLSQVADLLANLDVTESISSHMLLVKFSYFSLSEFHLLKEISAEDFGRILFKEKYKSLLQDTHYVLFNYSSEKQNSNLEEFSAREPSHESIPESILANFEFNEHDIKIKLELLRKNESTILKVSNGLTESELPLSEITDGENLNETFENVVFLKSGNFVVGIQAYKIDARSLLTNENTISMISNKDFRKIQSNVLQNSFEVTINASVTEVTIANENKRFYIKLTNNSQNGWTDWNVQSTGVLVKILDKTYAGVLFNFFDNTLYLVIDDEINIFKQFSLTPRILFNVNSGSFSTSIGSEFSLSLSGVSVLISGRISKDSSAITPIFNFKAALGFKSGLIEYWVGVNLEDNKTGFYGAIKW is encoded by the coding sequence TTGACCATTTTAATTGTTTTTACCTTTTTTGTAATTTTTGATGCCACTGTTCTTGCTTTAACTGCTAATTTTTCAAATATACCTCTTTCTGAATTTTTGAATTACATATCATCTCAAGAAAAATTGAATTTTGTTTATCCATCCAAGCTGGGAAACGTACCAATCTCAGTTGACCTTCAAAATGTAGATGTCGAAACTGCCTTGAGAATGGTTTTATTACCGCTAAGATTTGACTATGAAAAGGTCAGTAACGATACTTATTTGATAATTGACCTCTCTTCCTATGCTCACATGCCAAATTATGTATCAGTATACGAACCACGTTACACAGACCCTAAAGCATTAAAAGTAATACTTCAAAAGATTGGAATTGAAAGTTTTCTTTTGAATGGCAAACTGGTCTACTACACAAGCACTAAAAATCAGCTATCACAAGTGGCTGATTTATTAGCCAATCTCGATGTAACTGAAAGTATTTCTTCGCACATGCTTTTGGTCAAATTTAGCTACTTTTCATTATCTGAATTCCACTTGTTGAAAGAAATTTCAGCGGAAGATTTCGGAAGAATACTTTTCAAGGAAAAATACAAAAGCCTTTTACAGGATACACATTATGTTTTGTTTAACTATTCTTCTGAAAAACAAAACTCCAATCTTGAAGAATTTTCGGCAAGAGAACCATCACATGAATCTATCCCAGAGTCGATTTTAGCAAATTTCGAATTTAACGAACATGATATTAAGATAAAGCTTGAACTTTTAAGAAAAAATGAGAGTACCATCTTGAAGGTTTCAAACGGCCTCACGGAATCTGAGTTACCACTTTCTGAAATAACGGATGGAGAAAACTTAAATGAAACTTTTGAAAATGTTGTGTTTTTAAAGTCAGGTAACTTCGTTGTTGGCATACAAGCTTACAAAATCGATGCTCGTTCTTTATTAACCAATGAAAATACAATATCTATGATTTCTAATAAGGATTTTAGAAAAATTCAGAGTAACGTTTTACAAAATTCGTTTGAAGTTACAATCAACGCATCCGTTACGGAAGTAACCATAGCAAACGAAAATAAGAGGTTCTATATAAAATTAACGAACAACTCGCAAAATGGATGGACAGACTGGAATGTACAATCCACAGGTGTTTTAGTAAAAATTTTGGATAAAACCTACGCCGGTGTTCTGTTTAACTTTTTTGATAACACTCTGTATTTAGTAATAGATGACGAAATCAATATTTTCAAACAATTCTCTTTAACACCTAGAATCTTGTTTAATGTCAATTCTGGTTCATTCTCAACTTCCATAGGTTCAGAATTTTCTCTATCTCTTTCCGGAGTATCAGTATTAATCAGTGGTAGAATATCGAAAGATTCTTCAGCAATTACACCCATCTTTAACTTCAAAGCTGCTCTGGGATTTAAATCAGGTCTTATCGAATACTGGGTAGGCGTTAATTTAGAGGACAATAAAACAGGATTTTACGGGGCTATTAAGTGGTAA